The window TGTTGTGCTGATGGTGGTATAGGCCAATGCCCTTTTTTCGGGGAGCACGATGCTGCTTTGTTCTTTTCTGAATCCCGAAAGAAAGGTGATCATACATAGGGAAAGGAATAAGAAAACCGATATACCCCGCAAGTTACAGTGTTTGCTGCCGGGCAGGCAGACGGTGTGGTATTGCCCGGTAAGGGCATACATGGATGGTTGCTTATTCATGATACTATACTTAATAAGTGTGCCCGTGTAATATAGGATTACACAGACGCTTGTTACAGCGTTATACTATCGGGCATAAGGATACCTTAACAGTACCATTACGCCAATAATGGATTGGGTGGGAATCTTAAATGGAGGGTGTATTCATTCTTGATCCATTGGCCGGCCTGTCCGGAGGGTGTGAAGAACAGGGCGCTGGCCATTATTTGCTATTGACACTGGATTAGACGCAAACGTTGTACAAAAGGCAACAAAAATAACCGAATATTTTCTCCCTGGTTCAGACATAAATATGTGATGGAGCAACTGCTGGTTGTGCCGGTTTTTGCAGCCTGTGGGTTGCCGGGAACCTGGTTGGGGAGTATTTCTATTGACCTGAGTGTCGCATTGATATTTGGTTTTTTATGGTAGTTTTTGTATCTTCCATTTATATGAATAACAGCGGCTTATATTGTTTTTCTGCATCCTTCCTACGTGTTGGTGTTCAACCCCCTCAGCAGGGATTTCCGCGTCCCGCCTGCATTTGAGGCTTGTTCTCTTACTATTGTCTTGCTATTATCTTGCTACTGGCTTGTCTCTGGCTTACGACCAGGTGGGAGGACCTATACCGCATCCTTGCCGGACCTGCGGCGGAACCCCGGCTGAGCCTTTTCCGATGGGCACAAGGTAAGATATGAGTACACAGCCGCACGAGGCCGGGCTGCGTACTTGCGCCAGTGAGAGGGGCGAGTATCCCTGCCGGGCTGAGTATTGAGGGAGCTTTGGTATACGGGCGCCAGTTACCCTGCCACTTTTTCATAAGTCGCTGATAATTTTATTTTACGCTATTAGCATGCTATTGGTATGCTTCGGGTATGCTTCAGCTATGCTTCCCCCATGCTTAGGCAATGCTTCCCGCATGCTTGTTTTGTACTGAAAAAACTTTACAGGTGGGTAGTATTGTTACAGAATGGGCTTTACAGTCTTTCACACAAATGTAGTTTGAGTACGGAAGGACATCAAATACGGGTGACATTTATGCATAAAATTATGCAAAATGGTAAGATTGCTTCTTTGTTGCTGACAGTAACATCACGACTCAAACGTACGAAGAAGACAGCGCGGTTTCTTTTTATTAGGATACGTATTACTGTCATTTAAATTTGGGAAATCTGCTTATTAATCGTAAATTCTACTGATAATCTGGCTTTCTTTTTTTAATCTTGCCGGAAGTATCCCCTTGTAACCATTTCTATTACACCTTCATCTTCTGGAAGTTTATCGTCATCCTTTACGTTAATCAATTGTCTGTTAATTAATTATAAGTTAGTAATAACTTATTTATCTGTAATTTGCCTATTAATGACTGAACTATAATGGCCTTGCCCAGGTACAATATGGAAACATTGATCGAAATGATCAAAAGCAAGGATCATCGAAAAGCATCCCATGCTTTCGGGCAGTTGTTTAATGATTTACATGGCCCCCTGGTCTATTACACGTATAACCTTACCAAGGACCTGCAGGAGTCGGAAGACATCGTTTCTGTATCCTTCAATAAACTCTGGTTGCTGAAAGAAAATTTTGAGTCGGTATACAGCATGCGGGCTTTCCTATATGTAACTTCCCGGAACTCCGCCTATGATCATAACAGGTATACCAGTAATACCAAAAGAAATATTGAAGTTTCCGTTGATGATATTGAGCAACATGCTGATCGAATGGCTGATGAAGACCAGCAATTCGAAATGATGCGTTCCCTTATTGTAAGCGAACTCTACAAAGAAATTGATAAACTATCCCCACGCCTGCGATCCATTACAAAGCTCATTATTATGGAGGAGCAAACTACCAGGCAGGTGGCCCAATCCCTGAATATATCTGAGCAGACGGTAAGAAATAGTTTGACGAAAGTGCGCAATTTGTTACGGACACGACTGCTTATAAAAAAGTTATTCCTCCTGGTCGCCCTGTTTATCCGAATTTATTTTTTATAACACCTACAGACTGTACTTTGCAATTCAACCACTATATCTATAAAAAGATTGTTTTAGTTTATTCGTACAGGATGGAGCAGGTCGGTAATCGTTGAGAATTCAATAATTTAGAAAGACGTTACTTATTAATAACACTCAACAGGGAGATTATGCCTGCTTGCTCTTTGTTGGGTTATATATAAGCAGGCGCCTAAGCATTTTAACGATCAAACCAATGAAAAAGATCCTCATTACGCTCTTTGCTGTAACGATGTTTGCCGCCGCCCACGCGCAAAGTATTTCAAACGTGGATACCTATGTGTCAATTGAGTCGCCCTACCACGAGATCGGCGAAGTATATTATGCCAGCGACAGCATTTATTTCGAATTCACCGTGCATTTCCCCTATTTAAATGACCTGGAACTTACAAATGACGAATTGTATGCATATGTGCACCTGATGGACTATACAAATGGATTGTGGGCAAACGGCTATATTGTAGCGGAAGCCGGTGAAAGCTTTACCGTCGGCACAATACCGTATGGCGTCACAAAAACATACAAAGGCGCTTATTATGTAGGGAATATTACTACTACCTCGGATATGGAAATATCGTTCGCCTCTTCTTTTTCCACTACATCGACTATCATTTCGGGCAATGGCCTTGTCAGCTTTACGTATAATCCATAACCGCTACCTGTACCACTACAAAAGGCATCTTTTCGGATGCCTTTTGTAGTGCTGTATGGTTCTGGTTGTAACATACTTTTCCCTACTGAATACTGTAAATTTTATAAAGTTTCATCAGACCCGGATGTTTTTGCTCCATGTACTGAATTCGGTACTGGAAGATATCAGGGTAATTAAAAATTGCTTAAACTGAAATAAAATAGCGCCTGCCATAAAACGGGCGCTATTTTATTAGTTACTTATTTCAAACATCCGTCATTACGTTGATAATTTCTTTAGCAAAGTAGCTGGTCTAATTATCGTTTAACTATGTTTATGCGCAAATTAATTGGTAAGTACCTCTTTTTTCCCCGCAAAGCGGGATGTATAATGTGTCTTTTTTGACGTATAAAAACGGACAAATCGGCCATTTGTGCAGGTTTGGACTGAAAAGGGACATGCGCATTTGGAAAGGGGGTATGTGGCGTTGTAAGTTTGGATAAAACCCAATCTTATGGCAAAAGTAACCAGTTTAATTGAGCTCCGCGGAACGATTGGAGACACGACGTTCCGCAAAACGGCAGAGGGTAATATTGCTGGCATGAAACCTGGGCCTACCCGGGAAAAGGTGCTGACGCATGAAAATTTTAAACGTACGCGGCGCAATGCGGCTGAGTTTCAATTGGCCATCCAAGACGCGGTTGCTGCGGCACGCGCTGGGTGCAGCACTGAATGGGAAAACGGGTTCTTCCCTGAATGGGCGTATGAATGGCATGTTTTGTAAGGCGGCCCGGCAGGATGGTGAAAGTGATTTGGGAAGTCGCCGGGCTTCGAAGGGGGCTACCGGTATGCTGACGGGTTTTGATTTTAATAAGCAGTTGTCGCTGGCGTATGCGCTGCCTGTGCGATTAACGCATCAACTGGATGTGGAGACGGGCGTCTGCCGGGCGGAACTGCCATGTTTTATTGCGAGGAAGCGAAAAGGGTTTCCGGTGGAGGCCACGCATTTCCGTATCATCTCGGGCGTGGCAATGATTGATTTCATTTGCCGGGGCTACAGGCAGGATGTGCAGCGGAGTGCATTGTTGCCGCTCAGTAAGAAAACGCCAGCGGATATCTGTTTTGAGCACTGGCTGGAACCGGGTGAAGGAAAGGTGATGGTGCAGGCGTTGGGTATGCAGTTTTATAAGCTGGTGGAGGGGAAAGAGGTGTTGGTGAAGGGCAGCGCGGTGCGGATATTGGAGGTGGTAAGGATAGAAACACAAATTAAAAGCGAATTACACGAATTGGAATGCGGATCGGTTCGTGAGGACACGAACCAGGGCAAGAGGACATTGGAAGAAGAAGGCAATGAGGCATTGAGGCAGCAAGGCAACGAGGAAACAAGGCAGGAGATACAATATGAAGATGGACTAGGGGGAACGGGCATTGAGGAGGAATTACAGGGAACACGAATTATAGGCGAATTACACGAATTGGGAGTAAGGGTGGAGAAAGCTGAGGTGGTTTTGCTGGAGTAATACCTTTCATTTTCAATTGGTTATGTGATACTATTATATCTGCGTTATTTTTTTTCAAAAAAGACCGGTACAGTCGACCCCAAAAAC of the Paraflavitalea devenefica genome contains:
- a CDS encoding RNA polymerase sigma factor; this translates as METLIEMIKSKDHRKASHAFGQLFNDLHGPLVYYTYNLTKDLQESEDIVSVSFNKLWLLKENFESVYSMRAFLYVTSRNSAYDHNRYTSNTKRNIEVSVDDIEQHADRMADEDQQFEMMRSLIVSELYKEIDKLSPRLRSITKLIIMEEQTTRQVAQSLNISEQTVRNSLTKVRNLLRTRLLIKKLFLLVALFIRIYFL